A single genomic interval of Amblyomma americanum isolate KBUSLIRL-KWMA chromosome 11, ASM5285725v1, whole genome shotgun sequence harbors:
- the LOC144110220 gene encoding uncharacterized protein LOC144110220 isoform X1 produces the protein MPCAFQDLVFLLQEHVVLVFKILQLHYDDPHKVRFEDRRRRHLNRRLTATMNRLSGVHVLNHEHRFLDASGEPMLSLFAADRGIDQMSKIIVAALVKIYGPGIASASRARPGEVYVVHRCRRCGAKGHKTDHCWAYCSPRRHAAAGRG, from the exons atgccttgcgcattccaggacctcgttttcctgctgcaggagcacgtcgtgctggtgttcaaaattttgcaactccattacgacgacccacataaggtgcggtttgaggaccgccggcgtcgccatctgaaccgccgtctgacagccacgatgaaccgcttgtctggcgtgcacgttctcaatcacgag catcgtttcctggatgcttctggcgagccgatgctgtccttgtttgccgcagaccggggcatcgaccagatgtcaaagattatcgtcgcggccctcgtcaagatctacggaccagggatagcgtcggcttcaagagcaagaccaggagaggtgtacgtcgtgcaccggtgtcgtcggtgcggagccaaagggcacaagacggaccactgctgggcctactgctcaccgcgccgccacgccgctgcaggtcgcggttga
- the LOC144110220 gene encoding uncharacterized protein LOC144110220 isoform X2 yields the protein MNRLSGVHVLNHEHRFLDASGEPMLSLFAADRGIDQMSKIIVAALVKIYGPGIASASRARPGEVYVVHRCRRCGAKGHKTDHCWAYCSPRRHAAAGRG from the exons atgaaccgcttgtctggcgtgcacgttctcaatcacgag catcgtttcctggatgcttctggcgagccgatgctgtccttgtttgccgcagaccggggcatcgaccagatgtcaaagattatcgtcgcggccctcgtcaagatctacggaccagggatagcgtcggcttcaagagcaagaccaggagaggtgtacgtcgtgcaccggtgtcgtcggtgcggagccaaagggcacaagacggaccactgctgggcctactgctcaccgcgccgccacgccgctgcaggtcgcggttga